One window from the genome of Streptococcus halotolerans encodes:
- a CDS encoding class I SAM-dependent DNA methyltransferase, translating into MANRLNITVIEDKTKEMLETLNQETFFYDFLALYQFPKATLTRLRKENGNHVKNKALFEVLKSGQSVVARVAEIEKEFLSKRSKPRFIIVTDFKELAAKDTKTGDSLSISFSELPAYVEFFLPWNGIEKVDYAKENPADIKAAERFTRLYDELRKINQFDDQTTEEKEFNLFLIRLLFLLFAEDTEIMKKGIFTNAIKTRSYEDGSDLNNLFNQIFASLDVENRESQVRWLQDFPYVNGKLFTKAHTNLRFDRKTRKLILEAGELLNWNDINPDILGAMIQTVANKEHRSSAGMHYTSVENILKVIKPLFLDDLEKAYETIATKINDNEDKDITDLTRQSNRRDYLKELEDLHDRIGAIKFLDPACGSGNFLIITYKEIRRLEIKLLKTMRELRQDGTIDFFETSKISLNHFYGIELDDFAHEVARLSLWIAEYQMNLEAEKEINLQAAFLPLRDAGNITQGNALRLDWNEVLPHTTDDEIYIIGNPPYIGSRLQSKEQKEDLRLSIGEEYQYRRMDYIAAWFFKGIHFIQGLHAKLAFVSTNSLFQGEQVAIVWESLLNIAEIEFAYTSFKWGNSAAHNAGVTVAIVGISNKTHSENKKLIFTETQERMEADLISPYLTKAKETVLVRSKRQPISDLPAMVFGSMPRDGGYLLIENKQKYLEIIDRNPELKSFIKQYVGSEEFINNKVRYCFWLNECQYQQVKDNSIIQQRVSNVRNSRLASSALSTQLAAEYPYAFVQKGEWEKAYQDYLNSDETEFLQIIVPAVSSENRDYVPMGFVGEETIVSNATYVIYNAPIYLLGLLQSHLHMVWLRAIGGKLETRYRYSAGLVYNTFPVPDLSTHRKNRIEDKVWEILDLREELGGTLADLYHRDTMPEVLRQAHQELDELVEKAYKETPFRNDEERLSHLLKRYKEMTDE; encoded by the coding sequence ATGGCAAATAGATTAAATATTACTGTGATTGAAGATAAAACAAAAGAAATGTTAGAAACATTAAATCAAGAAACGTTTTTCTATGATTTTTTAGCCTTGTATCAGTTTCCTAAAGCGACTTTGACACGCTTGCGTAAGGAAAACGGCAATCATGTTAAAAATAAGGCTTTGTTCGAAGTGCTTAAGAGTGGTCAGTCGGTGGTTGCAAGAGTTGCTGAGATTGAAAAAGAGTTTCTAAGTAAAAGGTCTAAACCACGTTTTATTATCGTTACCGACTTTAAAGAATTGGCAGCAAAAGATACGAAGACAGGTGATAGTTTGTCAATTTCTTTTTCAGAACTTCCTGCTTATGTAGAATTCTTTTTACCTTGGAATGGGATCGAGAAAGTCGATTATGCTAAGGAAAATCCTGCTGATATCAAGGCAGCAGAACGTTTTACTAGGCTTTATGACGAGTTAAGAAAAATCAATCAGTTTGACGATCAGACTACTGAAGAAAAAGAATTCAACCTTTTTTTGATTCGTTTGCTTTTCTTGTTATTTGCAGAAGATACAGAAATCATGAAGAAAGGCATTTTCACCAATGCGATCAAAACTCGTTCCTATGAAGATGGTAGTGACTTGAATAACCTCTTTAACCAGATTTTTGCTAGTTTGGATGTAGAAAATCGTGAGTCGCAAGTTAGGTGGCTACAAGATTTTCCTTATGTTAATGGAAAATTATTCACCAAAGCCCATACCAATTTAAGATTTGACCGAAAAACCAGAAAACTTATCCTCGAAGCCGGCGAATTGCTCAATTGGAACGACATCAATCCGGATATCTTAGGTGCTATGATCCAAACTGTGGCCAATAAGGAGCATCGCTCTAGTGCAGGCATGCACTATACCAGTGTGGAAAATATCCTAAAGGTGATAAAACCTCTCTTTCTAGACGATTTAGAGAAAGCCTATGAAACGATTGCAACGAAAATCAATGACAATGAAGATAAGGACATCACAGATCTGACCCGTCAGTCTAATCGTCGAGACTATTTAAAAGAGCTAGAAGATCTTCATGACCGTATCGGTGCCATCAAGTTTTTAGACCCTGCCTGTGGGTCAGGTAATTTCTTGATTATCACTTACAAGGAAATTCGTCGTCTTGAAATAAAGTTGCTCAAAACAATGCGTGAACTCCGTCAAGATGGCACAATTGACTTCTTTGAGACTTCAAAAATTTCTCTTAATCATTTCTACGGTATCGAGTTAGATGACTTTGCTCATGAGGTGGCTCGTCTTTCCCTATGGATTGCTGAGTATCAGATGAATTTAGAAGCCGAAAAAGAAATCAATCTTCAAGCAGCCTTCCTACCTCTACGGGATGCTGGAAATATCACGCAAGGCAATGCTTTGCGGCTAGACTGGAATGAAGTTCTTCCGCATACAACTGATGACGAGATTTATATCATTGGCAACCCGCCGTATATTGGAAGTAGGTTACAGTCTAAGGAACAAAAAGAGGATTTACGACTATCTATCGGTGAGGAGTATCAATATAGAAGAATGGATTACATTGCTGCTTGGTTTTTCAAGGGAATTCACTTTATTCAAGGATTGCATGCCAAGTTAGCTTTTGTATCAACCAATTCTCTTTTTCAAGGAGAGCAGGTCGCCATTGTTTGGGAGTCTTTGCTGAATATTGCAGAAATTGAATTTGCCTATACTTCCTTTAAGTGGGGCAATAGCGCTGCCCATAATGCTGGAGTAACAGTTGCTATCGTTGGGATTAGTAATAAAACTCACAGCGAGAACAAAAAGCTCATCTTTACAGAAACGCAAGAAAGAATGGAAGCTGACCTCATCTCGCCTTATCTTACAAAAGCAAAGGAAACTGTGTTGGTGAGGAGTAAGAGACAGCCTATTTCAGATTTACCAGCTATGGTATTTGGTAGTATGCCACGTGATGGTGGATATTTGCTGATTGAAAATAAACAAAAATATTTGGAGATTATTGACAGAAATCCAGAACTCAAGTCTTTTATCAAACAGTATGTAGGGAGTGAAGAATTTATCAATAATAAAGTTAGATACTGTTTTTGGCTTAATGAATGTCAATACCAACAGGTTAAAGACAATTCTATTATTCAACAGAGGGTTTCCAATGTCCGAAATAGTAGATTAGCAAGTTCTGCTTTATCAACTCAATTAGCAGCAGAGTATCCATATGCGTTTGTACAAAAAGGAGAGTGGGAAAAGGCCTATCAAGATTATTTGAATTCAGATGAAACAGAATTTTTGCAAATCATCGTCCCAGCTGTGTCTTCTGAAAATCGTGATTATGTTCCTATGGGATTTGTAGGAGAAGAAACTATTGTATCTAACGCAACTTATGTGATTTACAACGCCCCTATCTATCTTCTAGGCTTACTTCAATCTCATCTCCACATGGTCTGGTTGCGTGCGATTGGAGGAAAATTAGAGACACGGTATCGTTACTCGGCAGGACTGGTCTATAATACTTTTCCAGTACCAGACTTATCAACCCATCGGAAGAATAGAATAGAAGATAAAGTCTGGGAGATTTTGGATTTACGAGAAGAGTTGGGAGGCACTCTTGCAGACTTGTATCATCGTGACACCATGCCTGAAGTGTTGAGGCAAGCACATCAAGAGCTGGACGAGCTGGTTGAAAAAGCCTACAAGGAAACACCATTTAGAAATGATGAGGAACGTCTTAGTCATCTTCTCAAGCGCTATAAGGAGATGACAGATGAGTAA